A single window of Balaenoptera ricei isolate mBalRic1 chromosome 15, mBalRic1.hap2, whole genome shotgun sequence DNA harbors:
- the MSLN gene encoding mesothelin isoform X1, giving the protein MALQTAQPRLGSCGSPTHGSLLLLLSFEKACPPGRKAQVVDENLVFYEEWELEACVDGALLAAQMDQVNLVPFTYQQLHIFKRKLDEVYPQGYPESLIQHLRYFFLWVNPEDIHKWNVTSLETVKSLLKVSKGHGMDAQVAALIARYVGGGGQLDKATLDTLATFPATYLCLLSPEQLGFMQLNVVWATRPQDLDTCSPRQMAVLYPKARITFQNMSGSEYFTRIKPYLGGAPTEDLRTLSQQNINMDVATFKKLRREAVLPLTIAEVQKLLGANRVGLKAEEGNSPLRDWISRQSQEDLDSLGLGLHGGTPNGYLVLDFNVREASSGGPHLLRLGPGPVLTVTPSLLLALILN; this is encoded by the exons ATGGCCTTGCAGACTGCTCAACCCCGCCTGGGGTCCTGTGGGTCTCCCACCCACGGCAGCCTCTTGCTCCTTCTCAGCTTCG AGAAGGCCTGCCCCCCGGGGCGGAAGGCCCAAGTGGTGGACGAAAACCTTGTCTTCTACGAGGAGTGGGAGCTGGAGGCTTGTGTGGACGGAGCCCTGCTGGCCGCTCAGATGGACCAGGTGAACCTGGTGCCCTTCACCTACCAGCAGCTGCACATTTTCAAGCGCAAATTGGATGAG GTCTACCCACAGGGGTACCCTGAGTCCCTGATCCAGCACCTGAGGTACTTCTTCCTTTGGGTGAACCCCGAGGACATCCACAAGTGGAATGTGACTTCCCTGGAGACCGTGAAATCTCTGCTCAAAGTCAGCAAAGGGCATGGGATGGATGCTCAG GTGGCCGCCCTCATTGCCCGCTATGTAGGGGGAGGGGGCCAGCTGGATAAGGCCACACTGGACACCCTGGCCACCTTCCCCGCTACCTACCTGTGCCTCCTCAGCCCTGAGCAGCTGGGCTTCATGCAGCTCAACGTTGTTTG GGCAACCAGGCCCCAGGACCTGGACACATGCAGCCCACGGCAGATGGCTGTCCTCTACCCCAAGGCCCGCATCACCTTCCAGAACATGAGCGGGTCTGAATACTTCACAAGGATCAAGCCCTACCTGG GTGGGGCCCCCACGGAGGACCTGCGGACTCTCAGTCAGCAGAACATAAACATGGACGTGGCCACATTCAAGAAGCTGCGGAGAGAGGCTGTGCTG CCGCTGACCATTGCTGAGGTGCAGAAACTTCTGGGTGCAAACCGGGTGGGCCTGAAGGCTGAGGAGGGGAACAGCCCGCTGCGGGACTGGATCTCCCGGCAGTCGCAGGAGGACCTGGACAGTCTGGGACTGGGGCTCCACGGCGGCACCCCCAACGGctacctggtcctggacttcaaCGTCCGAG AGGCCTCCTCGGGAGGCCCTCACCTCCTCAGACTAGGACCTGGACCTGTGCTCACTGTGACCCCAAGTCTGCTCCTGGCCTTGATCCTGAACTGA
- the MSLN gene encoding mesothelin isoform X2: protein MALQTAQPRLGSCGSPTHGSLLLLLSFGWVLPSRAQAADTELGVMTPWLQQDLSWQRPEVTVILPRAQRGTEKKACPPGRKAQVVDENLVFYEEWELEACVDGALLAAQMDQVNLVPFTYQQLHIFKRKLDEVYPQGYPESLIQHLRYFFLWVNPEDIHKWNVTSLETVKSLLKVSKGHGMDAQVAALIARYVGGGGQLDKATLDTLATFPATYLCLLSPEQLGFMQLNVVWATRPQDLDTCSPRQMAVLYPKARITFQNMSGSEYFTRIKPYLGGAPTEDLRTLSQQNINMDVATFKKLRREAVLPLTIAEVQKLLGANRVGLKAEEGNSPLRDWISRQSQEDLDSLGLGLHGGTPNGYLVLDFNVREASSGGPHLLRLGPGPVLTVTPSLLLALILN from the exons ATGGCCTTGCAGACTGCTCAACCCCGCCTGGGGTCCTGTGGGTCTCCCACCCACGGCAGCCTCTTGCTCCTTCTCAGCTTCG GGTGGGTGCTACCTTCCAGGGCCCAGGCTGCAGACACAGAACTG GGTGTCATGACCCCATGGCTGCAACAGGACCTGTCCTGGCAGCGGCCTGAGGTGACCGTCATCCTTCCGAGGGCCCAGCGGGGCACAGAGA AGAAGGCCTGCCCCCCGGGGCGGAAGGCCCAAGTGGTGGACGAAAACCTTGTCTTCTACGAGGAGTGGGAGCTGGAGGCTTGTGTGGACGGAGCCCTGCTGGCCGCTCAGATGGACCAGGTGAACCTGGTGCCCTTCACCTACCAGCAGCTGCACATTTTCAAGCGCAAATTGGATGAG GTCTACCCACAGGGGTACCCTGAGTCCCTGATCCAGCACCTGAGGTACTTCTTCCTTTGGGTGAACCCCGAGGACATCCACAAGTGGAATGTGACTTCCCTGGAGACCGTGAAATCTCTGCTCAAAGTCAGCAAAGGGCATGGGATGGATGCTCAG GTGGCCGCCCTCATTGCCCGCTATGTAGGGGGAGGGGGCCAGCTGGATAAGGCCACACTGGACACCCTGGCCACCTTCCCCGCTACCTACCTGTGCCTCCTCAGCCCTGAGCAGCTGGGCTTCATGCAGCTCAACGTTGTTTG GGCAACCAGGCCCCAGGACCTGGACACATGCAGCCCACGGCAGATGGCTGTCCTCTACCCCAAGGCCCGCATCACCTTCCAGAACATGAGCGGGTCTGAATACTTCACAAGGATCAAGCCCTACCTGG GTGGGGCCCCCACGGAGGACCTGCGGACTCTCAGTCAGCAGAACATAAACATGGACGTGGCCACATTCAAGAAGCTGCGGAGAGAGGCTGTGCTG CCGCTGACCATTGCTGAGGTGCAGAAACTTCTGGGTGCAAACCGGGTGGGCCTGAAGGCTGAGGAGGGGAACAGCCCGCTGCGGGACTGGATCTCCCGGCAGTCGCAGGAGGACCTGGACAGTCTGGGACTGGGGCTCCACGGCGGCACCCCCAACGGctacctggtcctggacttcaaCGTCCGAG AGGCCTCCTCGGGAGGCCCTCACCTCCTCAGACTAGGACCTGGACCTGTGCTCACTGTGACCCCAAGTCTGCTCCTGGCCTTGATCCTGAACTGA
- the LOC132348804 gene encoding mesothelin-like protein: protein MTSGHCTAMGPRAGALVSLGLAFLVSLTAHCSHPQAEGATQGGLDVSGANLWASANTSLLQGFWCQLASQLSRDQLAALIRRMETQHVLLGAWQLSCLANLAAQQGLQGDFELHPTNLLLFYDLTQVREADCQAFVRRAAQGNTGLLANLPDQRATLRHRALACLGGPRPSLSTSDLLLLGVLVCDMDASSIMAADPHVLQNLQRCPQLMATQQAALNRLLASGRTRLGPPGSWNLEGLQALGPLATYISPSLWMQVQEAIGLDFFGSIVATCWAGQLSQRDTKRFGTGFLEVKAKLVPSRPKRDTGQPFIRGDITAAMLHDDLFLVRYDCVQLESCLGSLVLRANLDPLLQHPLPAQYQQVIKAKLAQVYPGGVPEEQLQLIPLLAYLYSRAEIGQWHITSKDTVVALLAPDGALENNTEAILQKFLDHNGTITSALLLAIGGSHLCWMSPRQIQAIRPLEFCLAGALDITSCPQSRKNLPCDKAREAFGSARTTHAYYSFTHPHLGGTPVEELRHLAQATVSVDIDTFTNLNPRVLQSLSGGNVTTLLGQNVGDLQKAHSHPTISSWLRSLSQSALGELGLDTDPTGPTGLTHSTTGTPNTTPWTPHLVPTSDWPWSTDPSSGSPPAHLGYLPLAVALLSGLLWLLYWSTPGPSWNHSQGICPMASKDSAAPAPLAGKPGLVGGAGCLPRPRCMPHAQGTWPRPTS, encoded by the exons ATGACCAGTGGGCACTGCACAGCCATGGGCCCCAGAGCAG GTGCCCTGGTGAGCCTGGGCCTCGCCTTCCTGGTGTCACTCACTGCCCACTGCTCTCATCCCCAGGCCGAGGGTGCCACCCAGGGAGGGCTGGATGTCAGCGGGGCCAACCTGTGGGCCAG TGCCAACACCTCCCTCCTGCAAGGCTTCTGGTGCCAGCTGGCCAGTCAGCTGTCCCGGGACCAGCTTGCCGCTCTGATCAGGAGGATGGAGACGCAGCATGTCCTCCTCGGAGCCTGGCAG CTCAGCTGTCTGGCCAACCTGGCCGCACAGCAAGGCCTGCAGGGCGACTTTGAGCTCCACCCCACCAACCTGCTGCTCTTCTACGA CCTGACACAGGTGAGGGAAGCTGACTGCCAGGCCTTTGTCCGCCGTGCCGCCCAGGGCAACACAGGGCTGCTGGCCAACCTGCCCGACCAGAGGGCCACCCTGCGGCACAGGGCCCTGGCCTGCCTG GGAGGGCCCCGCCCGAGCCTCAGCACCTCCGACCTGCTGCTCCTTGGGGTCCTGGTGTGTGACATGGATGCGTCCAGCATCATGGCTGCAGACCCCCATGTGCTGCAGAACCTGCAGCGCTGTCCCCAGCTGATGGCCACCCAGCAGGCCGCCCTCAACAGGCTGCTGGCCAGCGGCAGGACCAGGCTCGG GCCCCCTGGCTCCTGGAACCTGGAGGGGCTGCAGGCTCTGGGACCCCTAGCCACCTACATCAGCCCCAGCCTGTGGATGCAGGTGCAGGAG GCCATAGGCCTGGACTTCTTTGGCAGCATAGTGGCCACGTGCTGGGCAGGGCAGCTCAGCCAGCGTGATACCAAGCGCTTCGGCACTGGCTTCCTCGAGGTCAAGGCCAAGTTGGTACCCTCACGGCCCAAGCGGGACACAGGTCA ACCCTTCATCCGTGGCGACATCACTGCGGCCATGCTGCACGACGACCTCTTCCTGGTGCGCTACGACTGCGTGCAGCTCGAGTCCTGCCTGGGCAGCCTTGTGCTCAGGGCCAACCTGGACCCCCTGCTGCAGCACCCACTGCCCGCCCAGTACCAGCAAGTCATCAAGGCCAAGCTGGCTCAG GTCTACCCAGGCGGCGTCCCCGAGGAGCAGCTGCAGCTCATCCCCTTGCTGGCCTACCTCTACTCCCGCGCAGAGATTGGCCAGTGGCACATCACGTCCAAGGACACGGTCGTGGCCCTGCTGGCCCCAGACGGGGCCCTGGAGAACAACACAGAG GCCATCCTGCAGAAGTTCCTGGACCACAACGGCACCATCACCAGTGCCCTGCTTCTGGCCATCGGGGGCTCCCACCTCTGTTGGATGAGCCCCCGCCAGATCCAGGCCATCCGGCCCTTGGAGTTTTG TCTGGCCGGAGCCCTGGACATCACCTCCTGCCCTCAGAGCCGCAAGAACCTGCCCTGCGACAAGGCCCGAGAAGCCTTCGGCAGCGCCAGAACCACACACGCCTACTACAGCTTCACGCACCCCCACCTCG GCGGTACCCCCGTGGAGGAGCTACGGCACCTGGCCCAGGCTACCGTCTCCGTGGACATTGACACTTTCACCAATCTGAACCCCCGAGTGCTGCAG AGCCTGAGCGGGGGCAACGTGACGACGCTGCTGGGCCAGAACGTGGGGGACCTGCAGAAGGCTCACAGCCACCCCACCATCAGCTCCTGGCTCCGCAGCCTCAGTCAGTCAGCCCTGGGCGAGCTGGGCCTGGACACGGACCCAACCGGCCCCACCGGCCTCACCCACTCGACCACTGGGACCCCCAACACCACACCCTGGACGCCCCATCTAGTCCCCACCTCAGACTGGCCTTGGAGCACTGACCCCAGCTCAG GCAGCCCACCAGCCCACCTGGGGTATCTGCCACTTGCTGTGGCCCTGCTGTCGGgcctcctgtggctgctgtattGGAGCACCCCGGGGCCCAGCTGGAACCACTCACAGGGCATCTGCCCCATGGCCTCCAAAGACAGCGCTGCCCCAGCACCACTTGCAGGAAAACCGGGGCTGGTAGGTGGAGCTGGATGCCTGCCTAGACCGAGATGCATGCCCCATGCCCAGGGGACCTGGCCACGTCCCACATCCTAG
- the RPUSD1 gene encoding RNA pseudouridylate synthase domain-containing protein 1 isoform X3 yields the protein MEPGSVENLCVVYRSRDFLVVNKHWDVRIDSKAWWETLTLQKQLQHRFPELADPDTCYGFRFCHQLDFSTSGALCVALNKAAAGSAYRCFKDRKVTKAYLALVRGHVQESRMTISYAIGKNSTEGRTHTMCIEGTQGCENPKPSLTELMVLEHGLYAGRTHQLRVHCSALGHPIVGDQTYGQASSQEDQPFRMMLHAFYLRIPTCTECVEACTPDPFVPTLDACWSPHTLVQPLDELVQVLRAAADPDPTEGGPRPCSPSTPLPAPGRPPPTPAKLPETEAQRASCLKWLSEWTLEPDN from the exons ATGGAGCCAGGCAGCGTGGAGAACCTGTGTGTCGTGTACCGGAGCCGTGACTTCCTGGTGGTGAACAAGCACTGGGATGTGCGCATCGACAGCAAGGCCTGGTGGGAGACGCTGACCCTCCAGAAGCAGCTGCAGCACCGTTTCCCAGAGCTGGCCGACCCTGACACCTGCTACGGGTTCAG GTTCTGCCACCAACTGGACTTCTCCACCAGCGGGGCACTCTGTGTGGCCCTGAACAAGGCAGCCGCAGGCAGTGCCTACAGGTGCTTCAAGGACCGGAAAGTCACCAAGGCTTATCTAGCTCTG GTGCGGGGGCACGTCCAGGAGAGCCGAATGACCATCAGCTATGCTATTGGCAAGAATAGCACAGAAGGCCGGACCCACACCATGTGCATTGAGGGCACACAGG GCTGTGAGAACCCAAAACCAAGCCTCACTGAGCTGATGGTCCTGGAACACGGACTGTATGCAG GACGGACGCACCAGCTGCGCGTGCACTGCAGCGCCCTGGGCCACCCCATCGTGGGGGACCAGACCTATGGCCAGGCCTCGAGCCAGGAGGACCAGCCCTTCCGCATGATGCTGCACGCCTTCTACCTGCGCATCCCCACGTGCACCGAGTGCGTGGAGGCCTGCACGCCCGACCCCTTCGTGCCCACCCTCGATGCCTGCTGGAGCCCCCACACCCTGGTGCAGCCACTGGACGAGCTCGTCCAGGTCCTGCGGGCTGCCGCAGACCCTGACCCCACAGAAGGGGGCCCCAGGCCCTGCAGCCCCTCCACGCCCCTGCCCGCGCCGGGCCGGCCCCCACCGACCCCTGCCAAGCTCCCTGAGACAGAAGCACAGCGGGCCTCCTGCCTGAAGTGGCTGTCGGAGTGGACGCTGGAGCCGGACAACTGA
- the RPUSD1 gene encoding RNA pseudouridylate synthase domain-containing protein 1 isoform X2, with protein sequence MEPGSVENLCVVYRSRDFLVVNKHWDVRIDSKAWWETLTLQKQLQHRFPELADPDTCYGFRFCHQLDFSTSGALCVALNKAAAGSAYRCFKDRKVTKAYLALVRGHVQESRMTISYAIGKNSTEGRTHTMCIEGTQGCENPKPSLTELMVLEHGLYAGDPVSKVLLQPLTGRTHQLRVHCSALGHPIVGDQTYGQASSQEDQPFRMMLHAFYLRIPTCTECVEACTPDPFVPTLDACWSPHTLVQPLDELVQVLRAAADPDPTEGGPRPCSPSTPLPAPGRPPPTPAKLPETEAQRASCLKWLSEWTLEPDN encoded by the exons ATGGAGCCAGGCAGCGTGGAGAACCTGTGTGTCGTGTACCGGAGCCGTGACTTCCTGGTGGTGAACAAGCACTGGGATGTGCGCATCGACAGCAAGGCCTGGTGGGAGACGCTGACCCTCCAGAAGCAGCTGCAGCACCGTTTCCCAGAGCTGGCCGACCCTGACACCTGCTACGGGTTCAG GTTCTGCCACCAACTGGACTTCTCCACCAGCGGGGCACTCTGTGTGGCCCTGAACAAGGCAGCCGCAGGCAGTGCCTACAGGTGCTTCAAGGACCGGAAAGTCACCAAGGCTTATCTAGCTCTG GTGCGGGGGCACGTCCAGGAGAGCCGAATGACCATCAGCTATGCTATTGGCAAGAATAGCACAGAAGGCCGGACCCACACCATGTGCATTGAGGGCACACAGG GCTGTGAGAACCCAAAACCAAGCCTCACTGAGCTGATGGTCCTGGAACACGGACTGTATGCAGGTGATCCTGTCTCCAAAGTGCTGTTGCAGCCTCTCACGG GACGGACGCACCAGCTGCGCGTGCACTGCAGCGCCCTGGGCCACCCCATCGTGGGGGACCAGACCTATGGCCAGGCCTCGAGCCAGGAGGACCAGCCCTTCCGCATGATGCTGCACGCCTTCTACCTGCGCATCCCCACGTGCACCGAGTGCGTGGAGGCCTGCACGCCCGACCCCTTCGTGCCCACCCTCGATGCCTGCTGGAGCCCCCACACCCTGGTGCAGCCACTGGACGAGCTCGTCCAGGTCCTGCGGGCTGCCGCAGACCCTGACCCCACAGAAGGGGGCCCCAGGCCCTGCAGCCCCTCCACGCCCCTGCCCGCGCCGGGCCGGCCCCCACCGACCCCTGCCAAGCTCCCTGAGACAGAAGCACAGCGGGCCTCCTGCCTGAAGTGGCTGTCGGAGTGGACGCTGGAGCCGGACAACTGA
- the RPUSD1 gene encoding RNA pseudouridylate synthase domain-containing protein 1 isoform X4: MEPGSVENLCVVYRSRDFLVVNKHWDVRIDSKAWWETLTLQKQLQHRFPELADPDTCYGFRFCHQLDFSTSGALCVALNKAAAGSAYRCFKDRKVTKAYLALVRGHVQESRMTISYAIGKNSTEGRTHTMCIEGTQGRTHQLRVHCSALGHPIVGDQTYGQASSQEDQPFRMMLHAFYLRIPTCTECVEACTPDPFVPTLDACWSPHTLVQPLDELVQVLRAAADPDPTEGGPRPCSPSTPLPAPGRPPPTPAKLPETEAQRASCLKWLSEWTLEPDN; the protein is encoded by the exons ATGGAGCCAGGCAGCGTGGAGAACCTGTGTGTCGTGTACCGGAGCCGTGACTTCCTGGTGGTGAACAAGCACTGGGATGTGCGCATCGACAGCAAGGCCTGGTGGGAGACGCTGACCCTCCAGAAGCAGCTGCAGCACCGTTTCCCAGAGCTGGCCGACCCTGACACCTGCTACGGGTTCAG GTTCTGCCACCAACTGGACTTCTCCACCAGCGGGGCACTCTGTGTGGCCCTGAACAAGGCAGCCGCAGGCAGTGCCTACAGGTGCTTCAAGGACCGGAAAGTCACCAAGGCTTATCTAGCTCTG GTGCGGGGGCACGTCCAGGAGAGCCGAATGACCATCAGCTATGCTATTGGCAAGAATAGCACAGAAGGCCGGACCCACACCATGTGCATTGAGGGCACACAGG GACGGACGCACCAGCTGCGCGTGCACTGCAGCGCCCTGGGCCACCCCATCGTGGGGGACCAGACCTATGGCCAGGCCTCGAGCCAGGAGGACCAGCCCTTCCGCATGATGCTGCACGCCTTCTACCTGCGCATCCCCACGTGCACCGAGTGCGTGGAGGCCTGCACGCCCGACCCCTTCGTGCCCACCCTCGATGCCTGCTGGAGCCCCCACACCCTGGTGCAGCCACTGGACGAGCTCGTCCAGGTCCTGCGGGCTGCCGCAGACCCTGACCCCACAGAAGGGGGCCCCAGGCCCTGCAGCCCCTCCACGCCCCTGCCCGCGCCGGGCCGGCCCCCACCGACCCCTGCCAAGCTCCCTGAGACAGAAGCACAGCGGGCCTCCTGCCTGAAGTGGCTGTCGGAGTGGACGCTGGAGCCGGACAACTGA
- the RPUSD1 gene encoding RNA pseudouridylate synthase domain-containing protein 1 isoform X1, whose amino-acid sequence MHLPCIAATMEPGSVENLCVVYRSRDFLVVNKHWDVRIDSKAWWETLTLQKQLQHRFPELADPDTCYGFRFCHQLDFSTSGALCVALNKAAAGSAYRCFKDRKVTKAYLALVRGHVQESRMTISYAIGKNSTEGRTHTMCIEGTQGCENPKPSLTELMVLEHGLYAGDPVSKVLLQPLTGRTHQLRVHCSALGHPIVGDQTYGQASSQEDQPFRMMLHAFYLRIPTCTECVEACTPDPFVPTLDACWSPHTLVQPLDELVQVLRAAADPDPTEGGPRPCSPSTPLPAPGRPPPTPAKLPETEAQRASCLKWLSEWTLEPDN is encoded by the exons ATGCACTTGCCCTGCATTGCAGCCACCATGGAGCCAGGCAGCGTGGAGAACCTGTGTGTCGTGTACCGGAGCCGTGACTTCCTGGTGGTGAACAAGCACTGGGATGTGCGCATCGACAGCAAGGCCTGGTGGGAGACGCTGACCCTCCAGAAGCAGCTGCAGCACCGTTTCCCAGAGCTGGCCGACCCTGACACCTGCTACGGGTTCAG GTTCTGCCACCAACTGGACTTCTCCACCAGCGGGGCACTCTGTGTGGCCCTGAACAAGGCAGCCGCAGGCAGTGCCTACAGGTGCTTCAAGGACCGGAAAGTCACCAAGGCTTATCTAGCTCTG GTGCGGGGGCACGTCCAGGAGAGCCGAATGACCATCAGCTATGCTATTGGCAAGAATAGCACAGAAGGCCGGACCCACACCATGTGCATTGAGGGCACACAGG GCTGTGAGAACCCAAAACCAAGCCTCACTGAGCTGATGGTCCTGGAACACGGACTGTATGCAGGTGATCCTGTCTCCAAAGTGCTGTTGCAGCCTCTCACGG GACGGACGCACCAGCTGCGCGTGCACTGCAGCGCCCTGGGCCACCCCATCGTGGGGGACCAGACCTATGGCCAGGCCTCGAGCCAGGAGGACCAGCCCTTCCGCATGATGCTGCACGCCTTCTACCTGCGCATCCCCACGTGCACCGAGTGCGTGGAGGCCTGCACGCCCGACCCCTTCGTGCCCACCCTCGATGCCTGCTGGAGCCCCCACACCCTGGTGCAGCCACTGGACGAGCTCGTCCAGGTCCTGCGGGCTGCCGCAGACCCTGACCCCACAGAAGGGGGCCCCAGGCCCTGCAGCCCCTCCACGCCCCTGCCCGCGCCGGGCCGGCCCCCACCGACCCCTGCCAAGCTCCCTGAGACAGAAGCACAGCGGGCCTCCTGCCTGAAGTGGCTGTCGGAGTGGACGCTGGAGCCGGACAACTGA